TCTTCCGGAACGAGAGGTCTCAAGAGCACGGGGAGTCCATCTTTGGTTATTATTTCCTTCGGGTAGTCGTCAAACATGGCTGGCTCCTTGCACAAAAGGTTCATCAGAACATATTTTTTTAACAAAGGCCGGGAATCTTGGCAAACGCAAATTCGGTCGAGAATGGGACTCCCGGATTCCGATTCCATGTCTTAGACAGGCAAAATGGTTGCACAACCGTTCATGTGGTACTACAATGCGGTGCCGTCATAAGCGACGATTTTCTCCAGGAGGCACTTATGGACGAAAAAGAAATAACCGTACTGAGCACTATGAAAAATTTGGGAAAGCCCGTGAGACCGGGTGACGTGGCAAAAGCATTGAATCTGGACTCAAAGGAAGTATCAAAAATAATTGACGGTCTGAAGAAGAAGGGAATGGTCATTTCTCCCAAACGCTGCTATTACGCTCCTTCGGATTCTTGAAAAGAATGAGTCCTCCAGCGCCAAAAAAAACACTCAGCGGAGGACTCACGAATCTCCCCATCGATATGTTTGAAAAAAGCTCTGGGCGCATAAGCAACATCTATGGACAATTCCACGTACAGCCATGAAATTCCGAGGCTTATATCCCCACCTGCCCATATTCATCTCATGGGAATCTGTGGCACGGGCATGGGATCGCTGGCAGGAATGTTTCACTCAAAGGGGTATCGCGTTACCGGATCGGACCAAGCCGTGTATCCGCCTATGAGCGATTTTCTGAGGAATCTTGGGATTCCGATCATGGAAGGCTATCGGGCTTCCAACCTCCAGCCGAGACCTGACCTCGTCATCGTAGGAAACGTGATCCGCAGAACCAATCCGGAAGCAGTGGAGCTTGAGAAATCAGGCATACCGTATGTTTCCATGCCTCTGGCCGTTACACACTACTTTGCCCGGGACAAGACCCGCATAGTGGTCGCAGGTACCCATGGGAAAACCACGGTAACGGCAATGATCGCGTGGATACTCGCTTCTGCCGGACGCGATCCGGGATTCATGATTGGAGGCCTGCCGAAAAACTTCGGCCTGAATCACAGGGTAACGGACGGCTCGGTTTTCGTGATAGAAGGCGACGAGTACGATACAGCATATTTTGATAAACGCCCGAAGTTTCTCCATTACAGTCCCGGCATCGGAGTTATCACTTCCTGCGAATTCGATCATGCGGATATTTATGACAACTTCGATCAGATTCGAGAACAATTTCGTCTTTTTGCGGGACTTATTCCCAAAGAAGGCCGGCTCGTGGCCTTCGTCGATGACGTAAACGTCCGCGCG
The sequence above is a segment of the Desulfomonile tiedjei DSM 6799 genome. Coding sequences within it:
- the mpl gene encoding UDP-N-acetylmuramate:L-alanyl-gamma-D-glutamyl-meso-diaminopimelate ligase; translated protein: MDNSTYSHEIPRLISPPAHIHLMGICGTGMGSLAGMFHSKGYRVTGSDQAVYPPMSDFLRNLGIPIMEGYRASNLQPRPDLVIVGNVIRRTNPEAVELEKSGIPYVSMPLAVTHYFARDKTRIVVAGTHGKTTVTAMIAWILASAGRDPGFMIGGLPKNFGLNHRVTDGSVFVIEGDEYDTAYFDKRPKFLHYSPGIGVITSCEFDHADIYDNFDQIREQFRLFAGLIPKEGRLVAFVDDVNVRAIAEACRGPVVTYGFSSVVQWSVTDATPSDGGFSVVLTNHGMKVAAGRLAVIGMHNVLNAVAAVAACVQVGLDPQEALDSLASFQGVRRRQEILGEYRGITVIDDFAHHPTAVHVTCSGVKAAFPGRRLVAVFEPRTNTSRRAFFQNLYASAFSDADLVLIRTPRDVEDVPRSDRFDSERLARDLCTQGKEARAFGDTEEILHFLLSNLRQGDVVLIMSNGSFDDLCRNLQKSLQEACHEGSNSLR
- a CDS encoding MarR family transcriptional regulator — translated: MDEKEITVLSTMKNLGKPVRPGDVAKALNLDSKEVSKIIDGLKKKGMVISPKRCYYAPSDS